From a single Mustelus asterias chromosome 31, sMusAst1.hap1.1, whole genome shotgun sequence genomic region:
- the LOC144481638 gene encoding trypsin-like, producing MGRLAWVCAYVNCGQPELGPGSSSQFVQQRAADTLQMERFTPWGAGYRPGDTKTSTWCTAPPDSAGNTAEGSAGAAPCHRGRGAARSQYRHKRRDSQIIGGSASKPGDWPWQVSLHQGGTHFCGGSILSQWWVLTAAHCTHRYRADQIKVDAGAINLGHDKAHRFQVAYIRAHPLYNRSTFDNDIALLQLKSPIVFSADQRPVLLPLSESFDIETWAPCFVIGWGRTQHERQPVILREVEVELIDWHSCRKWVAGITRNMLCAGYEEGGRDACQGDSGGPLVCQGTSSEAWVQVGIVSWGHGCGQSRNPGVYTLLTNYIEWLEATTQQAGKPDIVTMDTTSGTSRHPADVTSSPQVPNPFQQLTGQNVTYLSGTSRTCQGKTFLSMLTLMWRILFSQMDK from the exons atgggccgattggcctgggTCTGTGCTTATGTGAATTGTGGACAGCCTGAATTGGGACCGGGTAGCAGCTCTCAGTTTGTGCAGCAGAGGGCAGCAGACACCCTCCAGATGGAGCGGTTCACCCCCTGGGGCGCTGGTTACAGGCCTGGGGACACGAAAACCTCCACATGGTGCACGGCTCCACCAGACAGCGCTGGCAACACAGCCGAGGGGTCTGCAGGAGCTGCGCCCTGCCACAGAGGCA GAGGCGCAGCACGATCCCAGTACAGGCACAAACGCCGAGACTCACAGATTATCGGGGGGAGTGCAAGCAAACCGGGAGATTGGCCCTGGCAAGTGAGTCTACACCAGGGCGGCACCCACTTCTGCGGAGGATCCATACTGAGCCAGTGGTGGGTTTTAACCGCAGCGCACTGTACCCACAGGTACAG GGCTGACCAGATCAAGGTGGATGCGGGAGCCATCAATCTGGGACACGACAAAGCACACAGGTTTCAGGTGGCTTACATCAGGGCGCACCCGCTGTACAACCGTTCCACCTTTGACAACGACATTGCCTTGCTCCAGCTAAAGTCACCGATCGTCTTCAGCGCTGACCAGAGGCCCGTCCTGCTTCCCCTCAGCGAGAGTTTCGACATTGAAACCTGGGCGCCATGCTTTGTCATTGGCTGGGGCAGAACACAACATG AGCGACAGCCGGTGATCCtgcgggaggtggaggtggaattAATTGACTGGCACAGCTGTCGTAAATGGGTAGCGGGCATCACGAGGAACATGTTGTGCGCTGGTTATGAAGAAGGCGGCCGAGACGCTTGCCAG GGGGACAGCGGGGGCCCGCTGGTGTGCCAGGGCACCAGCTCGGAGGCCTGGGTCCAGGTGGGCATCGtcagctggggtcacggatgtggTCAGTCGCGCAACCCGGGTGTGTACACCCTGCTGACAAACTACATCGAGTGGCTGGAGGCCACGACCCAGCAGGCTGGGAAGCCCGACATCGTCACCATGGATACGACCAGCGGGACATCGAGGCATCCCGCTGACGTCACCTCATCACCTCAGGTCCCAAACCCCTTCCAGCAATTGACAGGACAAAATGTGACTTACCTTTCCGGTACCTCCAGAACCTGCCAGGGAAAAACCTTTCTCTCGATGCTAACTTTAATGTGGAGGATATTATTCTCTCAGATGGATAAATAA